GCTCGAAAAGGGTCAGATTCCGCCGAGCATCAACTTCAAGACGCCAAACCCAAAGCTCCACTTGGACGAGTGGAAACTCAAGGTCGGCTTGTTTCCCATAGCTTCGCGTTTCCTTAATATTCATGCCAGCCCAGGAACGAAATGATatgggaggaagaagaggactCCGAAAACTCAGTAATTAATAACTGACTGTTTCTGCCTAACAGGTGCCCACCTCCCTGGAATCCTGGCCAGAACGGGAAGGCATCAGGCGTGCCTCGATCAACAATTTTGGCTATGGCGGATCCAACGCCCACGTCATCATGGAATCTCTCGATTCTTATCTCGCCTCCACCTCGAACCTGCCTCGGATCGCTGCATCAACAAATATTAGGAACGGAAATGGCGTCAGCAACGGACTTGCGAATGGGCATGCAAACGGCCCAAACGGGAATCCTAATGGCCACCGCAAGGACAGCGCTGTCGGTCTTGATGACGATGTGGATTTGACACGCTCCCGCATTTTTATCCTGAGCGGAAAGGACGAAAGGGCAACTCAAGCGATGGCAAACAACTTAAAGGGCCACCTGCTCGCGACCAAGGTAGCCGATGAGCATGCCTTCCTCGATAATCTTGCTTACACGCTCGGCCACCGTCGGACCCAGTTCCCTTGGGTGTCGATCTTTACGGGTAGCAGCATTGCTGGCCTCGTAAGTACTCTCGAGTCCGGCAACGTCAAGCCTGTCAGGAGAGCAACGTCCGAAACTCTACGGCTGGGCTTTGTGTACACCGGCCAAGGTGCTCAATGGTGGGCCATGGGGAGGGAGCTCATCGATGCCTACCCGGTTTTCAAGGCGGCCCTACTTGACTGTGATGCTCAGCTCAAGAAGCTAGGGGCTGATTGGAATGTAATAGGTAAGTTTTGTTGTTCGGACCGTGATCGGATCGATGTTTGCTGACAACCCAATCCTGCAGAGGAACTCAGCCGGGACCAGGAAACGTCGAGAGTCAACGAACTAGACTACAGCACACCTCTCTGCGTTGCTGTGCAGATAGCTCTGACCGAGCTACTGCGCGCTTGGGGGATACATCCTACCGCAGTTACGAGCCACTCCAGCGGAGAGATTGCTGCCGCTTACGCTGCAGGCGCCCTCGACCTCGCCTCTGCCATGACGATTGCATTCGCGCGCGGAGGGTTGGCGTCAGAAGGAAACCGCCAGTTTGCTAGGAAAGGTGGTATGATGGCTGTCGGCCTGGGAGCAAAGGATAGCGACAAGTACCTTTCGCTCGTGTCCAACGGCAAAGTCGTCCTGGCTTGTGAGAACAGTCCGAGCAGCATCACCGTTTCTGGTGATGTCTGCGGAATTGAGGAACTCGAGGCTGTTCTGAAGAAGGACAACATCTTCGCTCGAAGGCTCAAAGTCGACGCTGCCTGGCATTCCCATCACATGGAGTCCGTTGCAGACGCCTACTATGCATCAATGAACAACAAGATCCGTCCCGCACAGGATCATCTCAACGTGGTCTTTTCGTCCCCCGCCACCGGTACTCGGCTGGAGGATGTGGGAGAGATCGCGAGCCCGGGTCACTGGGTCAGGAGCTTGACCGGTCCAGTGCGATTTGTCGAGGCTTTCCGCAGCATGTGTTTCGAAGCTCCCGGAAGCGAGCCGGCTGTTGACATGGTTGTTGAAGTCGGGCCGCATGCCGCGCTCTCTGGGCCCATTCAAGACATCATGAGGATGCCCGAGTTTGGGGATATCGATATCCCCTATGCGAGCTGCTTGGTCCGGAAACATAACGCCGTGGATACGATGCTCACCCTGGTTGGGAACCTAATTCAGAGGTCCTATCCGCTGAATCTTGCCGCTGTCAACTTTCCGTATGGGACGCACGGCTTGAAGGTCCTGCACGACCTTCCTCACTACCCTTGGAATCACCAAGCCCGCCATTGGATTGAACCACGGGCTAACAAGGCGCTTCGCGCCAGAGCCGAGCGCCCTCACGATCTGTTAGGCTCCCTAGTTCTTGGTACCAACTTGAGCGCTCCCTCGTGGAGGCATTTCATCCGCATCAACGACGTGCCCTGGGTCAGGGACCACGTTGTGCAGGGCAACATCATCTACCCAGCTGCCGGATACTTGTCGATGGCCATTGAAGGAGCGTCCTACCTTGCTTCTAGGAACGCTCCTGATAGGAAGATACAGGGCTACCAGCTTCGTGACGTCGACATCCTCAACGCACTGGTCGTGCCCGAGACGGCTGAGGGCATCGAGCTACAGCTCGCGCTGCGCCCATGTGGTGACAGAGCGCTTGATACCAGGGATTGGTCGGAGTTCCAAATTCAATCGGTCAGTTCCGAAAATAAATGGACTGATCACTGCAGGGGTCTTATCTTGGTCGAGTACGCGTCTGAAGGCGAGCAAGGTGCCAAAACCACGAGACGGACCATCGATCAACCACTGGAAGACTCGGCGTACAGAATTCGGATCAGCCCACGGGACATCTACGCCAGTTTAAGTGCAGGAGGAATTTCCCACGGACCGATTTTTCAGAACCTCAAAGCCATTCGCGCCCGAGGCAAGCAGTCGGTCACGTCTTTCACCGTAGCCGATTCCGAGGCAACCATGCCgaaacaacaacagcaccgGCACGTCGTGCATCCGACAACACTCGATTCCGTGTTCCAGGCTGCGTATACCGCTCTTCCGGATGCAGGTAACACAGTTGGAACTCCGAAGGTGCCCAGGTCGATTCGCAAGCTCTGGATCGCCCATGATATCAGCAGTCAGGCCGGCCATGCGTTCAAAGCTTACACGAACTTGAACCACCTTGATAACCAGAGCATGACCACCTCCATTTCAGTAACCGACGCGACAAACGAAGATCGGGGTGTTTCCAAATCGGCGCTTATTACCATCGAGGACTTTACTTACCAATCCATCGGTGACGCGCCTGCTCACGAGTCACCCGCCTGGGAGCATGAGAAGTTTTCCACAGAGCAGTGGGTCCCTGATATCAGCTTCATCAAGGATTCGTACTTGAAGAGACAACTTGGAAGCGAGCTCTCCGGCAAGGAGGCCCAGCTGTTGATGGATCTCCGCCGggcttgtcttttctacaTTTGCCATGCCCTTTCTGAGCTCACAGCAGCTGATATCAAGCGTCTCGACTGGTACCAGAAGAAGTTCTACATCTGGATGAGACTCCAGGTTGAGCTCGCACGAACGAACGAGCTGGCTCCGGACAGCAGCGACTGGGTCAAAGCTACTCCGAAGGAGCGGGCCAGACTCCTGGAGAAGGTCAGGACTGGCAGCACAAACGGCGAGATCGTCTGCAAGCTCGGGGCAAGCATCGTCCCCCTCCTCCGAAACGAGGTCACTGCTCTTGAACTGATGCTCGAGGACGGTCTGCTTTCCAGGTACTACCTTGATGGACTGAAGTGGGCTAGAGCGAATGCGAAGCTTGCCGAGTTGGTGGCACTCTACGCACACAAGAACCCACGGGCTAAGATGATCGAAATCGGCGGCGGGACAGGTGGCGCCACGACGCAAATTCTGAACGCCCTTGGGAGAAGTGGCTCCCAAAACATTGGCTCATACGACTTCACAGACGTGTCTTCGGGCTTCTTCGAGGCGGCGAAGGAGAAGTTCAAGGACTGGAAGGGCCTCATGCGTTACAGAAAACTCGACATTGAGCAAGACCCTGCCGCTCAGGGGTTCGAAGAAGGCACATATGACGTTGTCATTGCTTGCCAGGTTCTCCACGCCACACAGTCCATGCGGAATACCATGACCAACGTCAGGAAATTGCTCAAGCCAGGGGGCAAGCTCTTCATCATGGAAACCACCAAAGATCAGATGGACATTCAGTTTGTTTTTGGGTTCCTTCAGGGCTGGTGGCTGAGTAAGTAACTGCTTCCTCGCTTGTTTGCTATTAATTCTGGCTAACAAGTGGCTGcaggcgaggaggaggaccgcAAGTTCAGTCCGTCGCTGACAATCCCTATGTGGGACCGGGTGCTTCACCAAACTGGCTTCCGAGGCGTGGAGACTGAAGTGCACGACTGCGATGATGACGAGTTGTACTCGTTCAGCGTGATGTCCTCGACCGCGGTATCGGCCCCGCCGAAGTTCGGATTTGACATCGCGATTGTCACGGCGGGACGATCCATTCCCGAATCCTGGATCGACCAACTGCGGCTGTCCATTGGCGTCCTCACCTGGACTGTCCCAACCGTGCACACTCTGGAGGATACACCAGCCGACGAGAACAAAGTCTGCGTTTTTATTGACGACCCAGAAAAACCCGTCCTGGCCAACGTCAATCATGAGCAATTCGAAGGGCTCAAGGCCATTTGCACTCGGTCCAAGGGCATGCTCTGGCTCACCCATGGTGGCGCTGCGGCTTGCAAAAACCCCCTCGCCAGTTTGGCTGCAGGCTTCCTGAGATCACTGAGGCAGGAGTACTCTGGAAAGCGTCTGGGAACGCTGGATCTTGATCCATCCCAGTCTTTGTGGTCTTCCGAGTCCATTCTCTCAATTACCGACGTGTTTAGGCATTTCTTCGATGAATCCGTGACCGAGATCACGCGCGACTACGAGTTCGCGGAACGAGATGGAGTGATCTATGTCCCGAGATACTTCAAGGACTCGGATCGGAACAAGGCCGTGTTCTCTAAGGCGACGGAGACTCCGACCCCGAAACTAGAGCCGTTCCTGCAGTCAGATCGCCCACTCCGTCTCACGATCGGCACGACTGGGCTTCTGGATACGCTAGCGTTCAATGACGATCCTACGGCGGCGGAGCCCCTTCCGGACGACTTCGTCGAGGTGGAACCGAGGGCATTTGGCGTCAATTTCCGCGACGTGATGGTCGCCATGGGCCAGCTGAAATCGAAAGTTATGGGATACGACTGTGCCGGAATTATCAAGCGAGCGAGTGCGGGAGCGGCAGCCATGGGATATCGACCGGGCGACCGCGTCTCGGTTCTGCTGAGAGGACATTATGGCAGCAGGACCAGAGTGCACTGGAGCAGTGCGGTGCATATCCCCGACGAGATGACGTTCGAAACCGCCGCATCGTTGCCAACCCAGTTCGTCACAGCCTATCTTTCCCTATACGACATTGCCAGGCTCCAGCCGGGCGAATCTGTTCTGATCCACTCCGCAACCGGTGGCGTGGGCCAGGCGGCAGTCATGCTGGCACAGCGCGTCGGGGCGGAGGTGTTCGTCACAGTTGGCTCCGAAGAAAAGAAGCGCTTCTTGATGGAGCGTTACGGGATCCAGGAGGATCACATCTTCTCCAGTCGCAACACATCCTTTGCTGCGGGAATCATGGAGATGACCCAGGGCAAGGGAGTGGACGTCGTCCTCAACTCGCTGGCGGGCACTCTTTTGCAGGAGAGTTTCAATTGCCTTGCGCCTTTTGGTCGCTTTGTGGAACTAGGCAAGCGCGATTTCGAGGTCAACAACAGCCTGGCTATGGAGGCCTTCACCAGGGCAGTATCCTTCTCCAGCGTTGATGTCGTCGCTTTGGGCGAGCGCAAACCAATCCAGGCCAACAGGATTCTCAAGCATGTGGTTAAGCTTGTGGCTGCAAAAGAGATTGACGCAGTCCACCCTGTCACGGTGTACCCGCTGTCAGACGTCGAAAAGGCCTTCCGCCTCATGCAGGCCGGCAAGCATATGGGCAAGATTGTCCTCTCGGTCACCCCCGAGACGTTGGTTCCGGTGAGAAATGACGCGGAAAGTTCAGGATAAAACATGTCTAACTTTGTGAATTCAGGTCGTCCCCCGCGCAGCTGGAACCAGGCTGCGTACTGATGCCTCTTACGTCGTCGTGGGAGGGTTTGGTGGTATCGGCAGATCCATCTGCCACTGGCTGGCAGAACACGGCGCCAAACACTTAGTTGTCATTTCCAGGAGCGCCAATTCTGCAGGCAAGATCGAAAGTCTCCAAGAGGAGCTCAGTGCTTCAGGGAATAATACGGATGTCACGGCCATTGGCTGTGATATCTCGAACATGGAGGAGCTGAAGAAGGCGCTCGATGAGCACGCACGGGCGAGGAGACCACCTATCAAGGGCATTATCCACGGAGGCATGGAACTCAGAGTAAGTAATTATCTTTTTCCAGAGGTCAAAACCAACATCAACATCAGCTAACAAAGATTACAGGACTCGGTTCTGGAGCACATGACGCTCGACGATTATAAGGGCGCGCTAGCCCCGAAAGTGCAGGGCAGCTGGAATCTTCACCAGTACTTTTCGGCACCTGACGACCTTGACTTCTACATCATGTTGTCGTCGCTCGTTGGTGTTACGGGATTTGCCAGCCAGTCCAACTACTCGGCCGGCGGTGCTTTCCAAGACGCACTGGCTAGGTATCGCGTCGAAGGCGGTTTACCAGGCGTGTCTATCGACCTTGGCATTGTCAAGTCGGTCGGCTACCTTGCCGACGACGAGCAGGGCAAGACGATCGAGGCGCTCCAGCGACATGGTTTCGCGGCCCTCAGTGAACGTGACGTCCTCTCGGCGATTGGATCCGCCATCAATACCCCCTACGCCGGGTCGCTCGCCCTCGGCATCAACACCGGACCCACGGGACCCGCGGGACCCGGCGAAGACTCGGCGCTCAAACGGGACCTGCGTTTTGCTGGCCTCGAATACCAGCAGCCGGCATGTGAAAACGGTGGGaaaacggcggcggcgtctgGAGGCGGGTCATCGCCCAACGACCTGGCCGCCCGGCTCGCCGCGTCAGCCACCCGCGAGGAGGCTGCAGGGCACGTGGTGGAGGGACTTGCACGAAAGCTAACAGACATCTTCATGCTGGGGGACGGTGACGTGGTGGCGTCCAAGTCGCTGGCCGACTATGGGGTCGACTCGCTAGTGGCCGTCGAGCTGCGCAACATGTTGGCGCTCAAGGCGGGGGCCGACATGTCGATCTTTGAGATCATGCAGAGCACAAGCCTGGCCGAGCTGGCGGGGGTTGTGGCGGTGAAGAGTCGGTTCGTCGAGTGCGGGTAAGCCGTCGACCAGGGGTAGCCCAGTTGGTTCTCTGGCGTCTGTCGGGGTTAGCAAGGGCTTGATCGGGGGGTCGACGGATGGAGATGCAAGGGAAATGCGCGCTGGAGACGGGGCGGAATGTTGTCAGGAATCTCCACCTCAGCACTTTGTGTGCGGTAATCCGTGCACGCATCTTAGGTTGCATTATCCGATGGATAGTAGTGGGGGGGTTCGTGGTTTACGCGGGAGTTATCAGTTCCTGTACGGGTCAGATGCGAGGTGGCGTTTTGTTTTCTTCTCTGATTGGGTATCGCCAGGGAGGCAGTCTGCGGTTGGGGCGTTCTTGGATCTTTTCTGCTGTTGAGAAGAACACTTTGTATGAAATCCGTATACTTTGGTGTGTGTCCGCACATGCATACCTGCGTGTAATCCAATAAGGAGCTAGTTCGCGGAGTTTTCACACTATGGATCTAGCTTGCATGAGTACCCTGCCTGTTCGATAACTGACCTGAATGATTTTCGCTGATGCAGGATGGTGGAGGTTCCCCGAGTGGTGACAAAGTTGCCAAGAGGATGGCGCGAACCAGCCAGGATCGCGTTAATCGCTTGCAGATCCGCCGATTGTGGGATCGCCGGAACGGTCGGGGCTCGTCGTGCTGTTGAGGCTGCGATAATTAACGCCGGCCTGAGTGAGGAgctggacgacgacgatgacggccGAACAGGGGTAGGAGGGATCATCCCTGTGCGGCCGCCGGTTCTTCACCGATGCCTGTGCGCAAGCTCGACATTGCTGACCTCGCTCTTCGTCGACTTCGATGCACGGCGTACAaacacacgcacacacacacatactgCACAGTACTTGTGCGGGCAGCTTCAGTGACACCCGGACCAGACCTGGGCATCAGAGAAAACTCCCGTCCCGTCCATGTGGTTTCCCCCGTCATCTGCCTCGTCAAGCAACCCAAAGTTGGCACCAAGGTAGTAGCTAACCACTTCAGCCGCAGCCCAAAAAGAGGGGGTAAGGCGAAGTGTGGGGAgagttattttttttttttttgtggggggggggggggggtgggttGGTTGGGGAGAATGTGGAATGAAGGACCGCGGTACAGAGCACTGTATAAGCTGCATCATGGTACACTATCTGCACATTCTTTGCTCCGATATTCCTGGTGCTGCCACCACGGTCACGCAATATTTCTCTAGCAAACACGCCTCTGGTCTTTCAGGCTGGCTGCGGTGCGAAGTAATTAGTGCAAACAAAAGTCATTTGGGCTTCCGCATTCCCGGGTCGCCCGATATCGCGCTCCAGGGGCAGAAGCTGCTTCCCGCCTGTACTACACAGAGAAAGTACTACAACAGACCTGCAAAATCATCCCAAGTCTGGCCAACACCCTACTTCCATATATTTCTTACAAAATCCCGTACCAGAGCCGAGCACGTGTTGAGAAGGCTCGACGAAGCTGGAGCTGAATTGGTGGCCGGGGTCTCTGAGTGGGAGGGGTCCGTGCCAGAGTCAGAAGGGGCCGACACCTGAGAATCTTGGGCGGTTGGCGCTGCTGCCAGTGCCGAAGTGGTCTCCTCTGCCAACCTTCCTTCCTCCACGGATCTTGACTCGGACTGGGCAGGCAGCTCTGGCTCCAGATCCAACATCTTGTCTCTGGCCTTGATCACCATGTCCGTCAACGCTTCCCTGTTTCCTTCAAGAATCTTGAAGTCGGGATCTCCTCCTCGCTCCAGAGCATCCGCAATCTCATTGAGTTTGGCCGACCAATGCTTCCAGACGGAAGGGCCGTTGCTGTGCTTCCATCCCTTCCAGGCGAAGCGGTAGGACGGCAACTGCTTCTTGACGCACTCGGCATATATCACGTCTCCGGCAAGGACGATGTACTGCGCGGCTGCCATGACCTGGCAGTCGATCTCTGGCGCTTCGTAGTCGAGGACACCCGGGTCCAGGCCGACCGAGATACTGTGGACCTCGCTCTGAAACCGGCCCTCCTCCCCGGCGTCCAGCCCAGCTGCTAAGCAGCGTGCTCTGAATGCGTGGTAGTTGACATATTCCGCGCTGGCGCGTTTGAGCGACAGAAGATTGTCCGGATTGGTCAAGTCGCCGAAGCAGTGAAGACACATCTCTGTGTTCATGGAAGGTCTCAAGGGTTAGCAATGCGGCGCGAATCATCAGGCCCGAGAGAAGGGAGCCGAGGGAGGCAGAGGCACACGGTACGAGCGCATGACTAACCTCCAGCGTAAACCTGATAGAGCCCTCGTCGCAAGAGAGGATAGCTGCTCCAAACCTGGCTGTCGACCCATTCGAATGACTAGCCCAGCAAAGTTGTCAGCAGTGCATCATCAGCTAACAACCATGGAGGGTGAAAAGCAATTGGCTGCTGACCTTAAAGATCTTGGCGGGGCGTGATGGCAATTTGCCCAGTTCCACCAGAAGTTCGATCACCTTTTCCTGCTTCGGATCGTCATATTGAATTTGAACTGCAGTTCGGAAAAGCAACTCGTAGAAGATTGTGAGGTAACCCGTCCAACCTTTCTTGGAGCGTCGGTAACCGTCGAACTTGGGCTTGTAGACAGTACCGTAGAGTTCATCAAACCGCCGTGCAAAGACCGCGGCTGCGCCATCATCGTTCGACAGCAGGTACTCCTTGATGAGAGACGCAATCAAATATTCGATGTGATGGTCAGATTCAGGATTGCATGTCCGCAGGATGTCATCCAGCACTGGCTGCCAGCCAGGCTTAATCTCATCATACTCATCGTATATCTCGCTGTCGGGGAGAATGTCGTTCTTTGTCTGAGGCATGATGGGCAATGGGAGAATGTGCTCCAGTCAAGAAAGCGCGATGCGAATGTAAGGCATATGAAAATTGAAGGAAGAGAGAGAAATATCTTGGATGGCGGGAGAGTATGGCGAGATGAATGGCACCGGGAACAAGATGCTTGTGCGCCTTCCCCGCACCACGATTGGTTGGGGTCGGTTGAGTTCAAGGCAGCGGCGCTTATTTAGATGTTGCAACCCAGCCGCGCGGTTGCGTAGATGCAGCCGAGGCCCCCGATGTACTGATGTTattatgtacatacgtaggTACCTAAGGTAGGTACTAGGTATGGGTATAACTTGTGTATGTAGTAATATACTGTACTGCCACCAGCACTACGGGGTAGTTGTTGGTTCGAACTTGCATTGCGAAACAAGGGTCTTCGTGCATCCCGCTTTTTTAAAACAATATAATTAGGGGCTACACCGATCTATTTTTACGACTTCGACCCCTCGTTGCCGCCCGTCCGCCCATGAACGCGGCCTTCACTCTACGACTAGTGGTCCTCCTCGGGTAGTCTCCCCATGGTATTGGCGAGCCTTAGCGGGACAGCGTCTCGCTCTTCTTCGTGCCGCCCAAAAGTTACATTGAGGTGACACTTGGGTAAGGTCGTACCTACGGCCACCTGCTTCAGCTCTTCCTGAAACCAACTTATGCGCCGGTTCCAAACACGCGGGTCTACGTCATGTATGCTATCGGGTTGGCGACAGGTTGTCATGGACGGGTAATTACTCTCTAGGGGCGGCAAACAACAGGGCCTGGGGTTGAAGGGCACCGAAGTTGTTAAGTACGGGCACGCGACGCGCAAGTGATGGTGGGAAAGACCAAGTCAGACATCGTCAGCCTCAGCAACTTCCAAACCGCCAATTCAACAGGACATATCTCAACATATGCATGATTAGGTTTGAATATGGGGAGCAGCAACTCTAAGCAGGTGGGCCCTGACCGCAGGGTGAACACAACCAACGAACGGAACGCACTGGTGAGCATTCCCGCGTTTGAGGATTTTTCATCGTGGCAGGTGCAGCCACCTGCCTGTGGCTTCCGCTTGCCCGTGGCGTCCTTTGTGGCTGCAGACCGTCCTTTCCTTTCTCCCTTTCTGTGGACCGCAGGCATATCTCCTGGCCGTCTTTCCCCTCCTTCTATCCCTTCACTGCTTCTATCCCAGACTTCCGCCTTTTCATCTTCGCGAAGATGGACCTCTAGCCTCGGTTTTACCTATTCAGCCCATTGAATGCTTCATTCATTAATTCACTGCGAAACTGAAACCCGGTTTAACATGCCATCCTTTCAATCAGGAATTCGCCACCCCACGAGGAAACCTCCAGCTCAAGCGTGTTGACGACATAGTCGCAAGATCTCCACCACCGCCGACGGAGCGCCCCGAAAAGCGCATGTTTCCTAAGGAGTACCGAAATGTCGAGCATGGGCCTGACGGCCGCAGAGAGAATTTTGACAGGAGATGGATTCAGCAGGGACGGAACCCTGGCGATCCCCGAGACATGAAGATGTACGAGTATCCGGTCAAAACGCTTGTCCAACCCGCGCCGTTCAAGTCAGAGTTCGATTTTACGAGTCCATCTGCCTCACTCCGCGATTGCAAAGCGCCACCGCCCAAAGAGCTGGAGGCCATCAAGGAGTACTGGATGGCGCCTCTCAACGACCCGGGACCGTTGCGTGCGGTAGTCAACAAGGATCAAGAGGTGGTTGGAGCCATATACCACCCCAAAGGAGATACGCGAGGCTATGAGCGCGCCCGAGTGCAGCCCTTGGATGCTCACGGCCGCGGCGAGTTAGCTCGCTACAAAGACACGCAGGTCGCTGGGCGAACCACGTGGCCACAGAGAGGGACGGAGTGACAGCGGAACCGTGGTTGCTGTGTACTGGACTCTGTAGTGTTATATGGCGCTCCGGGCAGCCGGGTATagttaactatattaaaCGCCCTAGAGATATCGAGTTATAAGAGGGAGGTTactaccttatacctctaagcctcctagacctagGTAGTAACTAGTTAGGCATTACGTGCTGGTCATTGAAGCTTCGGAGTCTCTGAAGTGTATATATACTGGAAAGCGAAGGAAGGAACTTTGCTTCTATAATTATACTGGGCTAATCCTTCAATATTCATCTCATCTGCAATTTGGTGCCACACTTCTGGCCTTGCGCGGTGCTCTTTCCCTCTATACTGACCGCAATTAAGGTTACATTCGCCGTGAAGGTGTGGCTGAGCCCGTACGTCGCTGAAGGTATTGGTGATGTTTAATGGGAAAATGTATCCTATATGATTGAAGTGCCTTCGGTAGTGGTTAGTAAATTTAGAGAACATTATATACATTGTAGATTGACTGGCTTCATGTGACACAATTAAATAATGACTTGGAAATACCCCAATATGGTCGAGCCTACAACCGATAAGGCTTCACCTCATGCCTATCACAGCTGTGGGGAGAACGAACTACTTGCAATAACCATTCcaacctctctctctcccccgtTGTCGGGTCAGGTGTCGAAGCGCCCAGGACCACCGCATTGGGAATGATCTCAAGCAGAACAGGGCTACTTGCTGACCCCCATCTCTCGTTCTTGGTTCTACGAGTTGATCAATCCTCGCCTGACGTTGATGCATTAATTACCTCGAATTGCATGCGCAATAATTAACCTAGCTAGGTAGGCACAACTTTGAGCGAAAACAAGAGAAACCAAATCACAATCGAATCTAACAAGTCCATACAGCAAAGGGTTGTAGATGTAGTGCGCGCATGACCTATGCACCAAAATAGCTGATTCCCAAACTTGTAATTCGTTCTCAAATAGTACCTTCAGCACGCCTGTAGCTCTC
This DNA window, taken from Thermothelomyces thermophilus ATCC 42464 chromosome 3, complete sequence, encodes the following:
- a CDS encoding polyketide synthase; the protein is MANNTPIAVIGMSCRFAGDVDSPEKLWKLLAEGRSAWSEIPKDRFNIDGFHHPNFEKLNGTNVVGGHFLKEDVGLFDAHFFNLSAETAAALDPQFRLQLESTYEALESAGLSLQDVAGSNTAVFAGSFFRDYHESLVRDPDSLPRFLLMGTGAAMASNRLSHFFDLRGPSMSVDTGCSTTLTALHQGCQSLRTGESNMAIVGGANIMFNPDMFLAMSSMTLISKDGKSYAFDSRANGYGRGEGSATVILKRLDDALRDGDPIRAIIRESGVNQDGKTETITTPSGEAQEALVRDCYRRAGLDPAHTAYFEAHGTGTPTGDPIEVAAIASVFKDSRPDGQPLRIGSVKTNIGHTEAASGVAAVIKVALALEKGQIPPSINFKTPNPKLHLDEWKLKVPTSLESWPEREGIRRASINNFGYGGSNAHVIMESLDSYLASTSNLPRIAASTNIRNGNGVSNGLANGHANGPNGNPNGHRKDSAVGLDDDVDLTRSRIFILSGKDERATQAMANNLKGHLLATKVADEHAFLDNLAYTLGHRRTQFPWVSIFTGSSIAGLVSTLESGNVKPVRRATSETLRLGFVYTGQGAQWWAMGRELIDAYPVFKAALLDCDAQLKKLGADWNVIEELSRDQETSRVNELDYSTPLCVAVQIALTELLRAWGIHPTAVTSHSSGEIAAAYAAGALDLASAMTIAFARGGLASEGNRQFARKGGMMAVGLGAKDSDKYLSLVSNGKVVLACENSPSSITVSGDVCGIEELEAVLKKDNIFARRLKVDAAWHSHHMESVADAYYASMNNKIRPAQDHLNVVFSSPATGTRLEDVGEIASPGHWVRSLTGPVRFVEAFRSMCFEAPGSEPAVDMVVEVGPHAALSGPIQDIMRMPEFGDIDIPYASCLVRKHNAVDTMLTLVGNLIQRSYPLNLAAVNFPYGTHGLKVLHDLPHYPWNHQARHWIEPRANKALRARAERPHDLLGSLVLGTNLSAPSWRHFIRINDVPWVRDHVVQGNIIYPAAGYLSMAIEGASYLASRNAPDRKIQGYQLRDVDILNALVVPETAEGIELQLALRPCGDRALDTRDWSEFQIQSVSSENKWTDHCRGLILVEYASEGEQGAKTTRRTIDQPLEDSAYRIRISPRDIYASLSAGGISHGPIFQNLKAIRARGKQSVTSFTVADSEATMPKQQQHRHVVHPTTLDSVFQAAYTALPDAGNTVGTPKVPRSIRKLWIAHDISSQAGHAFKAYTNLNHLDNQSMTTSISRQLGSELSGKEAQLLMDLRRACLFYICHALSELTAADIKRLDWYQKKFYIWMRLQVELARTNELAPDSSDWVKATPKERARLLEKVRTGSTNGEIVCKLGASIVPLLRNEVTALELMLEDGLLSRYYLDGLKWARANAKLAELVALYAHKNPRAKMIEIGGGTGGATTQILNALGRSGSQNIGSYDFTDVSSGFFEAAKEKFKDWKGLMRYRKLDIEQDPAAQGAGEEEDRKFSPSLTIPMWDRVLHQTGFRGVETEVHDCDDDELYSFSVMSSTAVSAPPKFGFDIAIVTAGRSIPESWIDQLRLSIGVLTWTVPTVHTLEDTPADENKVCVFIDDPEKPVLANVNHEQFEGLKAICTRSKGMLWLTHGGAAACKNPLASLAAGFLRSLRQEYSGKRLGTLDLDPSQSLWSSESILSITDVFRHFFDESVTEITRDYEFAERDGVIYVPRYFKDSDRNKAVFSKATETPTPKLEPFLQSDRPLRLTIGTTGLLDTLAFNDDPTAAEPLPDDFVEVEPRAFGVNFRDVMVAMGQLKSKVMGYDCAGIIKRASAGAAAMGYRPGDRVSVLLRGHYGSRTRVHWSSAVHIPDEMTFETAASLPTQFVTAYLSLYDIARLQPGESVLIHSATGGVGQAAVMLAQRVGAEVFVTVGSEEKKRFLMERYGIQEDHIFSSRNTSFAAGIMEMTQGKGVDVVLNSLAGTLLQESFNCLAPFGRFVELGKRDFEVNNSLAMEAFTRAVSFSSVDVVALGERKPIQANRILKHVVKLVAAKEIDAVHPVTVYPLSDVEKAFRLMQAGKHMGKIVLSVTPETLVPVVPRAAGTRLRTDASYVVVGGFGGIGRSICHWLAEHGAKHLVVISRSANSAGKIESLQEELSASGNNTDVTAIGCDISNMEELKKALDEHARARRPPIKGIIHGGMELRDSVLEHMTLDDYKGALAPKVQGSWNLHQYFSAPDDLDFYIMLSSLVGVTGFASQSNYSAGGAFQDALARYRVEGGLPGVSIDLGIVKSVGYLADDEQGKTIEALQRHGFAALSERDVLSAIGSAINTPYAGSLALGINTGPTGPAGPGEDSALKRDLRFAGLEYQQPACENGGKTAAASGGGSSPNDLAARLAASATREEAAGHVVEGLARKLTDIFMLGDGDVVASKSLADYGVDSLVAVELRNMLALKAGADMSIFEIMQSTSLAELAGVVAVKSRFVECG